One window from the genome of Spiractinospora alimapuensis encodes:
- a CDS encoding VOC family protein, protein MLSLDAIELGVPEVPTAREFYVSALLSPATEDDQTVRLDLYGTGQVGLRDVKELADDLEAGPDTSGFRGYVMSYIVRQPREVQVLVDAAVAQGATVLRPPKKGFFGGFSAVYRAPDGAVWKLAAPTKKDTAPAADPPTPTETGVLLGVADPTVSKVFYTALGMTVDRDYGTKFIDFVPAKGSCRFGLMTRAALAKDAGVAAAGTGFPAAVLTSRRASRDEVDAVLSVAATAGADGVSTAAEDGSGGYAGRFTDPDGFTWTISSP, encoded by the coding sequence ATGCTCTCGCTCGACGCGATCGAACTCGGCGTGCCCGAGGTGCCAACCGCGCGCGAATTCTACGTCTCCGCGCTCTTGAGTCCTGCCACGGAAGACGACCAGACGGTGCGTCTCGACCTGTACGGCACCGGTCAGGTCGGACTGCGTGACGTCAAGGAACTCGCCGACGACCTGGAGGCGGGACCCGACACCTCCGGATTCCGGGGCTACGTGATGAGCTACATCGTGCGTCAACCGCGTGAGGTCCAGGTCCTGGTGGACGCCGCTGTCGCCCAGGGAGCGACGGTGCTCAGGCCCCCCAAGAAGGGATTCTTCGGCGGCTTCTCCGCCGTCTACCGGGCGCCGGACGGTGCCGTCTGGAAGCTCGCGGCCCCCACCAAGAAGGACACGGCGCCGGCGGCCGACCCGCCGACCCCCACCGAGACAGGAGTACTGCTCGGTGTCGCTGACCCCACCGTGTCCAAGGTCTTCTACACCGCGCTGGGTATGACCGTGGACCGGGACTACGGCACCAAGTTCATCGACTTCGTCCCGGCCAAGGGATCGTGCCGGTTCGGCCTGATGACCCGCGCCGCCCTCGCCAAGGACGCGGGGGTCGCCGCGGCGGGGACCGGGTTCCCGGCAGCGGTGCTCACCTCACGGCGGGCTTCGCGGGACGAGGTCGACGCGGTTCTGTCGGTCGCCGCCACGGCCGGAGCCGACGGCGTGTCCACGGCGGCGGAGGACGGCTCGGGCGGCTACGCCGGGCGGTTCACCGATCCCGACGGCTTCACCTGGACGATATCCAGTCCGTGA
- a CDS encoding CapA family protein, whose translation MSDTHPRTRFTWPRLVAVGGAVVLAAGATYLVVLDDSPASDSAEPPADQEEESQSSPDEPRTLTLVGGGDLLIHPPVWEQAEEDGDDDLDFSEIFAGIAPRVSAADLALCHLETPLAEPEGPFAGYPVFEGPPQVVAGAASAGYDGCSTASNHTLDKGEDGVVRTLDALEEQGLGAAGSARTEEEATTPTTYEVELDEGDPVSVAHLSYSYSFNGISTPPGKDWMANLIDQEAILAEASTAREEGADIVVLSMHWGTEYSHDVDSYQEGLAEPLISSPDVDVVLGHHAHVVQPVERFDDEWVVYGMGNQLARHSEPDAPKREGAMTEVTFVEDDAGEWSTEGLTMVPTWVDIEPEVRVVDLASALSGSDLTPEQEEAYSAAHERITQHLDARDARQDGMEIASD comes from the coding sequence GTGTCTGACACTCATCCCCGCACCCGGTTCACCTGGCCCCGACTCGTCGCCGTCGGCGGCGCGGTGGTGCTCGCCGCCGGAGCGACGTACCTGGTGGTCCTCGACGACTCACCCGCCAGCGACTCCGCCGAGCCTCCCGCCGACCAGGAGGAGGAATCCCAGTCGAGCCCGGACGAACCCCGGACGCTGACCCTGGTCGGTGGTGGCGACCTGCTCATCCACCCCCCGGTGTGGGAGCAGGCCGAGGAGGACGGCGACGACGACCTCGACTTCTCGGAGATCTTCGCGGGGATCGCCCCGCGGGTGTCAGCGGCCGACCTCGCGCTGTGCCATCTGGAGACCCCGCTGGCCGAACCGGAGGGCCCCTTCGCCGGCTACCCGGTGTTCGAGGGCCCGCCCCAGGTCGTGGCCGGGGCCGCGAGCGCGGGGTACGACGGGTGCTCGACCGCCTCCAACCACACGCTCGACAAGGGGGAGGACGGTGTGGTTCGCACCCTGGACGCCCTGGAGGAGCAGGGGCTGGGCGCCGCGGGCAGCGCGCGGACCGAGGAGGAGGCCACGACCCCCACCACCTACGAGGTGGAGCTCGACGAGGGTGATCCCGTGTCGGTGGCGCACCTGTCCTACAGCTACAGCTTCAACGGCATCAGCACACCTCCGGGCAAGGACTGGATGGCCAACCTGATCGACCAGGAGGCGATCCTCGCCGAGGCCAGCACCGCGCGGGAGGAGGGCGCCGACATCGTCGTGCTGTCCATGCACTGGGGGACCGAGTACTCCCACGACGTTGACTCCTACCAGGAGGGGCTCGCCGAACCGCTGATCTCCTCACCCGACGTCGACGTCGTTCTCGGCCACCACGCCCACGTCGTGCAGCCGGTCGAACGGTTCGACGACGAGTGGGTCGTCTACGGGATGGGCAACCAGCTCGCCCGCCACTCCGAGCCGGACGCCCCCAAACGTGAGGGCGCCATGACCGAGGTGACCTTCGTGGAGGACGACGCGGGGGAGTGGAGCACCGAGGGATTGACCATGGTGCCCACGTGGGTGGACATCGAGCCGGAGGTGCGTGTCGTCGACCTCGCGTCGGCGTTGTCGGGATCCGACCTGACCCCCGAGCAGGAGGAGGCCTACAGCGCCGCTCACGAACGCATCACCCAGCACCTGGATGCCCGCGACGCGCGCCAGGACGGGATGGAGATCGCCTCCGACTGA
- a CDS encoding VOC family protein, whose protein sequence is MDISIHASFLPHDDPDAALSFYRDVLGFEVRNDVGYDGMRWITVGPKGQPSTSIVLQPPAADPGITDAERRTIAEMMAKGTYAGVLLATTDLDGVFERLEASDAEIIQEPIDQPYGLRDCAVRDPAGNMIRIQQVG, encoded by the coding sequence ATGGACATCAGCATTCATGCGAGCTTCCTTCCGCACGACGACCCCGACGCGGCCCTGTCGTTCTATCGCGACGTTCTGGGCTTCGAGGTTCGCAACGACGTCGGCTACGACGGGATGCGCTGGATCACGGTCGGGCCGAAGGGGCAGCCCTCGACCTCCATCGTGCTGCAGCCGCCGGCCGCCGATCCCGGTATCACCGACGCGGAGCGCCGGACCATCGCGGAGATGATGGCCAAGGGGACCTACGCGGGTGTGCTCCTGGCGACCACCGACCTGGACGGGGTCTTCGAACGGCTCGAGGCAAGCGACGCGGAGATCATCCAGGAGCCGATCGACCAGCCCTACGGCCTCCGCGACTGCGCGGTGCGGGATCCCGCCGGCAACATGATCCGGATCCAGCAGGTGGGTTGA
- a CDS encoding MFS transporter, giving the protein MPGWLFALAAAALVFYTDDYVIAGVLPEVAADLGVSEAAAGQLVTAFSVTVAIAAPVAAVTLARVGRRGLLTGAALVFVVANALAAATPNYEILLGLRILAALAAAAATPTLFATAAQLSPPERIGRSVATVAFGVTGAVAVGVPVGTWIGAGLGWRATFGFMALAGIAVAVGFLRLLPRTSGTVDVPPLGEQFAILVRPAISLGLTANLVLMFGSMMMLTYLAPLVTDLAAVGPELRGGLFALSGVAGMVGIWASGRVVDRWGADRTLLIGVGAFVASMATIAALWPLRPIPVLVLVLVSLVWSGSAFWNSPAVQARLHLLAGPVSAQALALNTSGTYLGVAVGGAVGGVVLTVTGPGGLPIVAGAAGVLAAGLFALAAAVAPARVENAAAPETG; this is encoded by the coding sequence GTGCCCGGATGGCTGTTCGCGCTCGCCGCGGCGGCGCTCGTCTTCTACACCGATGACTACGTCATCGCCGGTGTTCTGCCCGAGGTCGCCGCCGACCTCGGCGTGAGCGAGGCCGCGGCAGGACAGCTGGTGACCGCCTTCTCGGTCACCGTCGCGATTGCCGCCCCCGTCGCCGCCGTGACATTGGCGCGCGTCGGCCGCCGCGGGCTGCTCACGGGCGCCGCGTTGGTGTTCGTCGTCGCCAACGCGCTCGCCGCCGCCACGCCGAACTACGAGATCCTGCTGGGGCTGCGGATCCTGGCCGCGTTGGCCGCTGCCGCCGCCACACCCACGCTGTTCGCCACGGCCGCGCAACTCTCCCCGCCGGAACGGATCGGACGGTCGGTGGCGACCGTGGCCTTCGGGGTGACGGGAGCGGTCGCCGTCGGAGTCCCCGTCGGGACCTGGATCGGCGCCGGACTCGGCTGGCGGGCGACGTTCGGTTTCATGGCCCTGGCCGGGATCGCGGTCGCGGTGGGCTTTCTTCGCCTGCTGCCGCGCACCTCGGGGACGGTGGACGTGCCGCCCTTGGGAGAACAGTTCGCGATCCTGGTGCGTCCCGCGATCTCCCTCGGCCTGACCGCGAACCTGGTCCTGATGTTCGGCTCGATGATGATGTTGACCTACCTGGCACCCCTGGTCACCGACCTCGCGGCCGTAGGGCCCGAACTGCGGGGCGGGCTGTTCGCCCTCTCCGGGGTCGCCGGAATGGTGGGGATCTGGGCCAGCGGACGGGTCGTGGACCGCTGGGGAGCCGACCGCACACTGCTCATCGGCGTGGGCGCGTTCGTGGCGAGCATGGCGACCATCGCGGCACTGTGGCCCCTGCGCCCGATCCCCGTCCTCGTGCTGGTCCTCGTCTCACTGGTGTGGTCGGGTTCGGCGTTCTGGAACTCACCCGCCGTTCAGGCCCGGCTGCACCTGCTGGCGGGACCGGTGTCGGCGCAGGCGTTGGCGTTGAACACCTCCGGCACCTACCTCGGGGTCGCGGTTGGGGGTGCTGTAGGCGGCGTCGTCCTGACGGTGACGGGCCCCGGAGGCCTGCCGATCGTCGCCGGCGCCGCGGGAGTCCTGGCCGCCGGCCTGTTCGCACTCGCGGCGGCCGTGGCACCGGCCCGCGTCGAGAACGCGGCGGCGCCCGAGACTGGTTGA
- a CDS encoding purple acid phosphatase family protein translates to MESEEAVRVPRRWRSPLRFLLAVLTVVVMFVVPSAAATGVDAVRPDRLLLYATEDPATSQAVTWRSEVPFDGELEVAPINAPNDVTTFPAQSRDEGGYTYFRATATELAPQTAYRYRVGGGGITSSRWDTFTTASTGADPFRFLYFGDTQHGGEGIDPSVAAGLTAVPDADMAVSVGDLVDDGHDDAQWQDWYDAFAESRTRGMRHFAAVGNHEYDDDDFSPLWGLQFPETGNGPAEDDQLRETVYYSDYQGVRFIALNSNYRTVPEEEREEWLQTQARWLDEVLTTNTQTWTAVMFHHPLYSGRPARNNVDIRQAWGDILEEHDVDLVLQGHDHSYSRGNLEANQTDDEGVHTGPVYVIANSSPKTYPSSTENWRVYDAVPRVQDVARPAYQVIEVDGNTLEYESVTAQGHVLDEFSIVKDATDKRVLDNRVAGSAES, encoded by the coding sequence ATGGAAAGCGAGGAGGCGGTGCGCGTTCCGCGACGGTGGCGTTCTCCCTTGCGGTTCCTCCTGGCAGTACTGACGGTCGTCGTCATGTTCGTCGTCCCGTCCGCCGCGGCGACCGGCGTGGACGCGGTGCGCCCCGACCGGCTGCTGCTGTACGCGACGGAGGATCCCGCGACCTCCCAGGCCGTCACCTGGCGCTCCGAGGTGCCCTTCGACGGCGAACTCGAGGTCGCGCCGATCAACGCACCCAACGACGTGACCACGTTCCCCGCGCAGAGCAGGGACGAGGGCGGGTACACCTACTTTCGCGCGACCGCCACGGAGCTCGCGCCACAGACGGCCTATCGCTACCGGGTGGGCGGCGGGGGAATCACCTCCTCACGGTGGGATACGTTCACCACCGCCTCCACGGGCGCCGATCCGTTCCGGTTCCTGTACTTCGGCGACACCCAGCACGGCGGGGAAGGCATCGACCCATCCGTCGCGGCGGGGCTGACGGCGGTCCCCGACGCCGACATGGCGGTCTCCGTCGGGGACCTGGTGGACGACGGACACGACGACGCCCAGTGGCAGGACTGGTACGACGCCTTCGCCGAGTCCCGCACCCGGGGGATGCGCCATTTCGCCGCGGTCGGGAACCACGAGTACGACGATGACGACTTCAGCCCCCTGTGGGGCCTACAGTTCCCCGAGACCGGCAACGGGCCCGCCGAGGACGACCAGCTCCGCGAGACGGTCTACTACTCCGACTACCAAGGCGTGCGTTTCATCGCGCTGAACTCCAACTACCGGACCGTTCCCGAGGAGGAGCGGGAGGAGTGGCTGCAGACGCAGGCCCGGTGGCTGGACGAAGTGCTCACCACGAACACCCAAACGTGGACGGCCGTCATGTTCCATCACCCGCTGTACTCCGGTCGACCGGCACGCAACAACGTCGACATCCGGCAGGCGTGGGGGGACATTCTGGAGGAACACGACGTCGACCTGGTGCTGCAGGGCCACGACCACTCCTACTCCCGGGGGAACCTCGAGGCGAACCAGACGGACGACGAGGGAGTCCACACCGGACCCGTGTACGTGATCGCGAACTCGAGTCCCAAGACCTATCCCTCGAGCACGGAGAACTGGCGGGTGTATGACGCGGTGCCACGCGTGCAGGACGTCGCCCGTCCCGCCTACCAGGTGATCGAGGTCGACGGGAACACACTGGAGTACGAGTCCGTGACAGCACAGGGCCACGTCCTCGACGAGTTCTCCATCGTCAAGGACGCCACCGACAAACGCGTCCTGGACAACCGGGTGGCGGGAAGCGCGGAGTCCTAG
- a CDS encoding helix-turn-helix domain-containing protein, giving the protein MPHDPESRTADLIHRMRVLARTHDATMSGRTPPVAPRRVIAESWTRLRRAGLDPERGADPDPWPADVVEARRRASPLSGTVREVLSDGLLSLAQDAGYVHAIVDGEGRVLWREGGTTAQRRADALGLIAGACWTEERVGTNAIGTALARGRPVQVHSAEHFVRTHHAWTCAAAPIHDPRDGSLLGVTDLSGPAMSVHPSMLALVTTVARLAEAKLRDRHRDALEQLRSTATPLLSRLNEVAVVTDPHGWVAASIGMPPTPRLRLPDHPADHAWVPTLGTCSIEPVPGGLLVRRRDTDEPREPARVQLDLSDPHRPVLTVHRGVASWTHQLTPRHSTLLELLAHHRAGLSAADLAEGLFHDRGRTITVRAELSRLRRRVGDLLEHRPYRFAANDEVTVRR; this is encoded by the coding sequence ATGCCACACGATCCGGAATCCCGAACCGCCGACCTCATCCACCGGATGCGTGTGCTCGCACGTACGCACGACGCGACGATGTCCGGCCGTACGCCGCCCGTGGCGCCCCGCCGGGTCATCGCCGAGTCCTGGACCCGGCTCCGGCGTGCGGGACTCGATCCGGAACGGGGCGCCGACCCCGACCCCTGGCCCGCCGACGTAGTCGAGGCACGGCGCCGCGCCAGCCCACTGTCGGGCACCGTACGGGAGGTCCTGAGCGATGGGCTCCTCTCTCTCGCCCAGGACGCCGGCTACGTCCACGCGATCGTGGACGGGGAGGGCCGCGTTCTCTGGCGGGAGGGCGGCACCACCGCGCAGCGTCGCGCCGACGCCCTCGGGTTGATCGCCGGGGCGTGCTGGACCGAGGAACGGGTGGGAACCAACGCGATCGGAACGGCCCTGGCGCGGGGGCGCCCAGTCCAGGTGCACTCCGCCGAACACTTCGTGCGCACCCACCACGCCTGGACCTGCGCCGCCGCGCCCATCCACGACCCGCGGGACGGAAGCCTCCTGGGAGTCACCGACCTCAGCGGCCCGGCGATGTCGGTACATCCCTCCATGCTGGCCTTGGTCACGACCGTCGCCCGGCTGGCCGAGGCCAAACTTCGGGACCGACATCGCGATGCCCTGGAACAGCTGCGCAGCACCGCCACCCCCCTGTTGAGCCGCCTGAACGAGGTCGCGGTCGTGACCGATCCCCACGGGTGGGTCGCGGCGTCGATCGGGATGCCGCCGACGCCGCGGCTTCGGCTACCCGACCACCCGGCGGACCACGCGTGGGTCCCCACACTCGGGACCTGCTCCATCGAGCCCGTTCCCGGCGGTCTCCTGGTGCGGCGCCGCGACACGGACGAGCCACGGGAGCCGGCGCGGGTACAGCTCGACCTCAGCGACCCGCACCGCCCCGTCCTGACGGTCCACCGGGGGGTCGCGAGTTGGACCCACCAGCTCACTCCCCGTCACTCCACCCTGTTGGAGCTTCTCGCTCACCATCGAGCCGGGCTGAGCGCCGCCGACCTCGCCGAGGGCCTGTTCCACGACCGCGGCCGCACGATCACGGTCCGCGCGGAATTGTCCCGGTTGCGGCGCCGTGTTGGTGATCTTCTCGAACATCGTCCCTATCGTTTTGCGGCGAATGACGAGGTCACGGTCCGCCGATAG
- a CDS encoding DUF397 domain-containing protein — protein sequence MWKTSSFSHGNGDCVEVRIADAADVRDSKHTDSGYLSFPRLEWSAFLAAAVEGEL from the coding sequence ATGTGGAAGACCAGTAGCTTCAGTCACGGCAACGGTGACTGCGTCGAGGTCCGCATAGCGGACGCCGCTGATGTCCGGGATAGCAAGCACACAGACAGCGGGTATCTCTCCTTCCCTCGCCTCGAGTGGTCGGCCTTCTTGGCTGCTGCGGTGGAAGGGGAGCTCTAG
- a CDS encoding DUF397 domain-containing protein → MNDWHTSSYSANGSQCVEIAKGPVAAIRDTKHREQGHLEFPAREFVALIAAARGDEL, encoded by the coding sequence ATGAATGACTGGCACACGAGCTCGTACTCGGCGAATGGTTCCCAGTGCGTTGAGATCGCGAAGGGCCCTGTTGCCGCTATTCGAGACACAAAACATAGAGAGCAAGGACACCTGGAGTTCCCCGCGCGAGAGTTCGTCGCACTGATCGCGGCCGCGCGCGGCGATGAGCTGTAG
- a CDS encoding DUF397 domain-containing protein gives MKTTWYTSSYSGGTNHCVACRIANSRVQVRDSKSSWAGHLTFDALEWSAFVAAATEGEL, from the coding sequence ATGAAGACAACGTGGTACACGAGTAGCTACAGCGGCGGTACGAATCACTGTGTGGCGTGCCGAATCGCCAATTCTCGCGTGCAGGTCCGCGATAGCAAATCCTCGTGGGCCGGTCATCTGACGTTTGACGCGCTTGAGTGGTCAGCGTTTGTGGCTGCTGCGACGGAAGGTGAGCTGTAG
- a CDS encoding DUF397 domain-containing protein, which produces MITDHWHKSSYSQGGATNCVECRTADSRVLVRDTQNRSAGHLSFSSREWAAFLGAAAEGEL; this is translated from the coding sequence ATGATCACTGACCATTGGCACAAGAGCAGCTACAGCCAAGGTGGCGCCACCAACTGTGTGGAGTGCCGCACCGCTGACTCGCGGGTGCTGGTGCGCGATACGCAGAACCGCTCAGCCGGACACCTGTCCTTCTCCTCGCGGGAATGGGCCGCGTTCTTGGGTGCTGCGGCGGAGGGGGAGCTGTAA
- a CDS encoding helix-turn-helix domain-containing protein, with amino-acid sequence MELRKWREHAGMSQPELARAIPISQSQISAIETGGKGTTREQIRRFDQVLTTEGALLRRWEDLHQEGRGFPSWFAGVVSVEQQASEIREYAPLLVPGLLQTGDYARTSLRQGKPTMSEDTLEERVRARMERQVILSSEEPPLVRAVIEEHVLRRPIGGRETLKAQLDHLLDVGSRPHVAISVVPMTTEIHPGQDGPFLLFTIPGQGVLAYTETRISGTPTDEPEAVGDYLSVFGELCLTALPPDASRHLIDQIRRDIG; translated from the coding sequence GTGGAGCTGCGCAAGTGGCGTGAGCACGCGGGAATGTCTCAGCCCGAGCTCGCACGAGCGATACCCATATCGCAGTCCCAGATCAGCGCTATAGAGACCGGCGGTAAAGGCACCACTCGGGAACAAATACGACGATTCGATCAGGTGCTTACCACCGAAGGTGCTCTGCTCCGTCGCTGGGAAGATCTACACCAGGAGGGACGCGGTTTTCCGTCCTGGTTTGCTGGCGTGGTTTCCGTGGAACAGCAGGCGTCAGAGATCAGGGAGTATGCGCCGCTTCTGGTGCCAGGATTGCTCCAGACTGGGGATTACGCGCGCACCAGCCTGCGGCAAGGAAAGCCGACCATGAGTGAGGACACTCTGGAAGAACGTGTTCGTGCTCGTATGGAGCGGCAGGTCATCCTCAGCTCGGAGGAACCACCCCTCGTGCGAGCCGTGATTGAGGAACACGTCTTGCGACGTCCGATAGGGGGACGTGAGACCCTGAAGGCACAGTTGGACCACTTGCTTGATGTCGGTTCACGCCCCCACGTCGCCATCTCCGTCGTCCCGATGACAACAGAGATCCATCCGGGGCAGGACGGGCCATTTCTCCTGTTCACAATCCCGGGACAGGGCGTGCTCGCGTACACGGAGACGAGGATCAGTGGCACCCCCACGGATGAACCGGAAGCGGTGGGTGATTACCTGAGTGTATTCGGGGAGTTGTGCCTGACGGCCCTACCTCCGGATGCGTCGAGGCACCTCATCGATCAGATCAGGAGAGACATCGGATGA
- a CDS encoding TetR/AcrR family transcriptional regulator: MTDQDARSARERIVDAVFRLVERGGVAEASLRKVATESGINIGSVRHYFGSHEALLVAAAEEVGARMERRLLAGAAGGDTKSMAERRALLEHVAGALLPTGPEDRGELIVLGEFVTAARIHPEFRALAARMGRDMRDVVRDALDRAQVPDLDLETERLVALIDGLTFELVNPHGARESSADPGSVIRHHVSTLLPG, from the coding sequence ATGACGGATCAGGACGCGCGGTCCGCGCGGGAACGCATTGTCGACGCGGTGTTTCGACTGGTGGAACGGGGAGGTGTCGCCGAGGCGTCGCTGCGTAAGGTGGCGACGGAGTCCGGGATCAACATCGGCTCGGTGCGGCACTACTTCGGCAGTCACGAGGCGCTCTTGGTCGCCGCCGCCGAGGAGGTGGGGGCGCGGATGGAGCGCCGGCTGCTCGCCGGGGCCGCCGGTGGGGACACGAAATCGATGGCCGAGCGCCGGGCCCTGCTGGAACACGTCGCGGGCGCCCTGCTTCCCACCGGCCCGGAGGACCGTGGCGAGCTCATCGTGCTCGGGGAGTTCGTCACCGCGGCCCGGATCCACCCGGAGTTCCGCGCGCTCGCCGCGCGGATGGGGCGGGACATGCGGGACGTCGTGCGCGACGCCCTGGACCGGGCCCAAGTGCCAGACCTCGACCTGGAGACCGAACGCCTCGTCGCGTTGATCGACGGCCTCACGTTCGAGCTCGTCAACCCGCACGGGGCGAGGGAGTCCAGTGCGGATCCCGGATCCGTCATCCGACACCACGTCTCGACACTGCTCCCGGGCTGA
- a CDS encoding NAD(P)/FAD-dependent oxidoreductase — protein MKTKIVVVGAGYAGLVAAKLIAARTPSTVTLVNATDRFVERVRLHQLAAGQTLRDRPLRALLRGTGVRLVVDRAEKVDAATRVVHLAQGEPLNYDILVYALGSHVDTETVPGVAEHAHTVGSAPQAERLNDHLARGAGTVTVVGGGLTGLEAATEIAESHPRRDVRLVSTDSLGAELSQRGARHVRARFERLRIDTREHARVTEVRSTGLLLDDGSFLTSDTVVWTAGFRVPDLARQAGVETTPHGQVVVDETLRSVSHPEIYAVGDAAALVNQVGVRLRMACATGMPSGQHLARVIAARTAGLEAPLFGFRYVVRCVSLGRRDALIQFVREDDTPRERVLTGRAAVLTKEAIVRNAAGVMRYPWLPASL, from the coding sequence ATGAAGACCAAGATCGTTGTGGTGGGAGCGGGGTACGCCGGCCTGGTCGCGGCGAAGCTGATCGCGGCGCGGACCCCATCGACGGTGACCCTGGTGAACGCGACGGACCGTTTCGTGGAGCGGGTGCGCCTGCACCAGTTGGCCGCGGGACAGACCCTACGGGACCGCCCCTTGCGGGCGCTCCTTCGTGGCACGGGGGTGCGACTCGTGGTCGACCGGGCCGAGAAGGTGGACGCCGCGACGCGCGTCGTCCACCTCGCCCAAGGGGAGCCGCTGAACTACGACATCCTCGTCTACGCGCTGGGCAGTCACGTCGACACCGAGACCGTTCCGGGGGTGGCCGAGCACGCCCACACGGTGGGATCCGCGCCCCAGGCCGAGCGCCTGAACGACCACCTCGCGCGCGGCGCGGGCACCGTCACCGTGGTGGGCGGCGGGCTGACCGGGCTCGAGGCCGCCACCGAGATCGCGGAGTCCCATCCCCGACGAGACGTACGCCTGGTCTCGACTGACTCTCTGGGCGCGGAGCTCTCACAACGCGGAGCGCGTCACGTGCGGGCCCGGTTCGAGCGACTCCGCATCGACACGCGCGAACACGCCCGCGTCACCGAGGTGCGTTCCACGGGGCTCCTCCTGGACGACGGCTCGTTCCTGACCAGCGACACGGTGGTGTGGACCGCCGGGTTCCGCGTACCCGACCTCGCGCGGCAGGCGGGTGTGGAGACGACGCCGCACGGCCAGGTCGTGGTGGACGAAACGCTGCGTTCGGTGTCACACCCGGAGATCTACGCCGTCGGGGACGCCGCCGCGCTGGTGAACCAGGTGGGAGTGCGACTGCGTATGGCGTGCGCGACGGGAATGCCCTCCGGACAACACCTGGCCCGCGTCATCGCCGCACGGACAGCCGGCCTCGAGGCTCCCCTGTTCGGCTTCCGGTACGTCGTCCGCTGCGTGAGCCTGGGGCGCCGCGACGCGCTCATCCAGTTCGTGCGTGAGGACGACACCCCGCGGGAACGGGTCCTCACCGGACGCGCCGCGGTCCTCACCAAGGAGGCGATCGTCCGTAACGCGGCCGGTGTCATGCGGTACCCCTGGCTGCCCGCGTCCCTGTGA